Proteins encoded by one window of Enterococcus faecalis:
- the fabZ gene encoding 3-hydroxyacyl-ACP dehydratase FabZ, which translates to MKLTITEIQEILPHRYPFLLLDSVEEVIPGERVVAKKNVTVNEQVFQGHFPGNPVLPGVLIIESLAQAGAVALLSMPEFKGKTAYFGGLDKAKFRQKVTPGDTLILEVELLKVRASAGMGKGVAKVNGKKVAEAELTFMIG; encoded by the coding sequence ATGAAATTAACAATTACAGAAATTCAAGAAATTTTACCACATCGCTATCCCTTTTTATTATTAGATAGTGTTGAAGAAGTCATTCCCGGGGAACGCGTTGTAGCGAAAAAGAATGTAACGGTTAATGAGCAAGTTTTTCAAGGTCATTTTCCTGGGAATCCTGTTTTGCCAGGAGTTTTAATTATTGAATCGTTGGCTCAAGCAGGCGCCGTGGCATTACTTTCAATGCCTGAATTCAAAGGGAAAACGGCATACTTTGGTGGATTAGATAAAGCAAAATTTAGACAAAAGGTAACACCAGGCGACACATTAATTTTAGAGGTTGAACTTTTAAAAGTCCGCGCTTCTGCTGGAATGGGTAAAGGTGTGGCAAAAGTTAATGGAAAAAAAGTTGCCGAGGCTGAATTAACCTTTATGATTGGATAG
- the accB gene encoding acetyl-CoA carboxylase biotin carboxyl carrier protein, with translation MQLEEVKALLTQFDQSTLTEFDLREGSFELYMNKNTVSGRSAVEPVAQPQEIPVAASGVSVPVETVSVVEETPTNTPTTNEKTEEITSPIVGIVYLQPAPDKENFVKVGDTVKTGDVVCIVEAMKLMNEITATVDGVITEILVNNEDVVEFGQPLFRVAKGE, from the coding sequence ATGCAGTTAGAAGAAGTAAAAGCACTATTAACACAATTTGATCAATCAACTTTAACCGAATTTGATTTACGAGAAGGCTCGTTTGAATTATATATGAATAAAAATACAGTTTCTGGACGAAGTGCCGTAGAACCAGTGGCGCAACCACAAGAAATACCAGTAGCCGCTAGTGGTGTGTCAGTGCCTGTTGAAACAGTTTCTGTCGTTGAAGAAACGCCAACTAATACACCGACAACCAATGAAAAGACAGAAGAAATTACGTCACCTATTGTAGGAATCGTTTATTTACAACCAGCACCAGATAAAGAGAACTTTGTCAAAGTAGGAGACACTGTTAAAACGGGTGACGTTGTGTGTATCGTTGAAGCGATGAAATTAATGAATGAAATTACGGCGACAGTTGACGGTGTGATTACTGAAATATTAGTCAACAATGAAGATGTGGTTGAATTTGGTCAGCCGCTATTCCGAGTTGCTAAAGGAGAATAA
- the fabF gene encoding beta-ketoacyl-ACP synthase II, protein MNRVVITGYGVTSPIGNEPETFLESLKTGKNGIGPISKFDVSETGVTLAAEVKDFPMEKYFVKKDGKRMDKFSLFGIYAALEAMAMSGLDTSQLDVDRFGVMVGSGIGGLETIQNQVIRMHDKGPERVAPLFIPMAIGNMVAGNIALRVGAKGICTSTVTACASATHSIGEAFRNIKHGYSDVIIAGGAEAPITEIGISGFASLTALTKATDPEKASIPFDKERSGFVMGEGAGVFILESLDHALERGATILGEVVGYGANCDAYHMTSPTPDGSGAAKAMVLAMEEAGISPEKIGYINAHGTSTQANDSAESKAIELALGDAAKTAYVSSTKSMTGHLLGAAGGIEGIATLNALQHQFIPPTINVENQDEAITVNVVLNESKEHKFDYALSNSLGFGGHNAVICLKRWED, encoded by the coding sequence ATGAATCGAGTAGTTATTACCGGTTACGGTGTCACCTCGCCGATTGGCAATGAACCTGAGACTTTTTTAGAAAGTTTGAAAACAGGGAAAAATGGTATCGGACCGATTAGTAAATTTGATGTTAGTGAAACAGGTGTCACCTTAGCAGCTGAAGTGAAAGACTTTCCAATGGAAAAATATTTTGTTAAAAAAGATGGCAAACGCATGGATAAGTTTTCGTTATTTGGCATTTATGCGGCCTTAGAAGCAATGGCTATGAGTGGCTTGGATACCAGTCAACTAGATGTGGATCGGTTTGGCGTTATGGTGGGTTCCGGAATTGGTGGTTTGGAAACAATTCAAAATCAAGTAATTCGGATGCACGACAAAGGACCTGAACGTGTGGCACCGTTATTTATTCCAATGGCGATTGGAAACATGGTGGCGGGAAATATTGCTTTACGTGTTGGTGCCAAAGGAATTTGTACTTCAACAGTGACAGCTTGTGCTAGTGCAACCCATTCAATTGGGGAAGCGTTCCGCAATATCAAACATGGCTACTCCGATGTCATTATTGCCGGTGGAGCAGAAGCGCCTATTACAGAAATCGGTATTTCAGGATTTGCTTCCTTGACCGCTTTAACAAAGGCGACTGATCCAGAAAAAGCCTCAATTCCCTTTGATAAAGAACGTAGTGGATTTGTGATGGGAGAAGGAGCGGGTGTCTTTATTTTAGAATCATTAGATCATGCTCTAGAACGAGGCGCAACTATTTTAGGTGAAGTGGTTGGCTATGGTGCTAATTGCGATGCCTATCATATGACATCACCAACACCAGATGGGAGCGGCGCAGCGAAAGCCATGGTACTAGCAATGGAAGAAGCTGGGATTTCTCCAGAAAAAATTGGCTATATTAACGCCCATGGAACAAGCACACAAGCCAATGACAGTGCAGAATCTAAAGCAATTGAATTGGCTTTAGGTGATGCCGCAAAAACGGCATATGTAAGTAGTACGAAGAGTATGACGGGACATCTCTTAGGCGCCGCTGGTGGAATTGAAGGAATTGCTACCCTAAATGCTTTACAACATCAATTTATTCCGCCAACCATTAATGTGGAAAATCAAGATGAAGCAATTACGGTGAACGTTGTTTTAAACGAAAGCAAAGAGCATAAATTTGATTATGCTTTAAGTAACTCACTAGGCTTTGGTGGCCACAATGCAGTTATTTGCTTAAAACGCTGGGAGGATTAA
- the fabG gene encoding 3-oxoacyl-[acyl-carrier-protein] reductase has protein sequence MELTGKNVFITGSTRGIGKAVALAFAKEGANIVLNGRSEITPEQRQEIEAFGVKCIGLSGDISDFDAAGEMIQATVDQLGSIDILVNNAGITNDKLLLRMTKEDFNACLDINLVGTFNMTQQAVKRMMKQRSGRIINMASVSGLMGNVGQANYAASKAGVVGFTKSVAREVAPRGITCNAIAPGFIQTEMTDVLSEKVKTQMNAQIPLQTFGQVEDVAATAIFLAKSPYITGQVVNVDGGLVMHG, from the coding sequence ATGGAATTAACAGGAAAAAACGTATTTATTACTGGAAGCACTCGTGGGATTGGCAAAGCAGTTGCGTTGGCTTTTGCGAAAGAGGGCGCCAATATTGTTTTAAACGGTCGGAGTGAGATTACGCCAGAACAACGACAAGAAATTGAAGCCTTTGGGGTAAAATGTATTGGCCTTTCTGGAGATATTTCCGATTTTGATGCAGCGGGTGAGATGATTCAAGCAACCGTTGACCAATTAGGATCGATTGATATTCTGGTGAATAACGCTGGGATTACGAATGATAAATTATTATTACGAATGACAAAAGAGGATTTTAATGCCTGTTTAGATATTAACTTGGTAGGAACTTTTAACATGACCCAACAAGCGGTTAAACGTATGATGAAACAACGAAGTGGTCGGATTATTAATATGGCTAGCGTTTCTGGTTTAATGGGAAATGTTGGTCAAGCAAACTACGCTGCGAGTAAAGCGGGTGTTGTTGGTTTTACTAAATCGGTGGCACGAGAAGTTGCGCCGCGCGGTATTACCTGCAATGCGATTGCACCAGGGTTTATCCAAACAGAAATGACGGATGTTTTATCGGAAAAAGTTAAAACACAAATGAATGCGCAAATTCCCTTACAAACGTTTGGGCAAGTCGAAGATGTCGCAGCTACAGCGATATTCTTAGCTAAAAGTCCCTATATTACTGGGCAAGTCGTGAATGTTGATGGCGGCTTAGTCATGCACGGATAA
- the fabD gene encoding ACP S-malonyltransferase, whose product MKTAILFSGQGAQYQGMGEELYHQEAIVRETFDEASHILGYEMAELCFTENERLNETEYTQPAILTVSVAFYRLLQQKGLTPDVVAGLSLGEYSALVASGALRFSEAVALVQKRGQYMTEAAPQGTGKMVAVMNAEREVIEKACQEASAFGIVAPANYNTPQQIVIGGEVAAVDQAMTLLKEAGVKRMIPLNVSGPFHTALLQPASKKLAQDLAKLNFQTMQIPVISNTTAEIMPQEAIQALLEKQVMSAVRFEDSIETMKAMNVGTMIEVGPGKTLTGFVKKIDKTIEMHRVEDVATLTETLTALTGR is encoded by the coding sequence ATGAAAACAGCGATTTTATTTAGTGGACAAGGAGCCCAATATCAAGGGATGGGTGAAGAATTATATCACCAAGAAGCGATTGTTCGGGAAACCTTCGATGAAGCAAGTCATATCTTAGGTTATGAGATGGCAGAACTTTGTTTTACTGAAAATGAACGTTTAAATGAAACAGAATATACGCAACCTGCTATTTTGACAGTCAGTGTCGCATTTTACCGTCTTTTGCAACAAAAAGGACTAACGCCTGATGTCGTAGCGGGTTTAAGCTTAGGGGAATATAGCGCTTTGGTTGCCAGCGGGGCTTTGCGTTTTTCAGAAGCAGTGGCCTTGGTCCAAAAGCGCGGTCAGTACATGACAGAAGCAGCACCACAAGGAACTGGCAAAATGGTTGCTGTCATGAATGCTGAGCGTGAAGTAATTGAGAAAGCCTGCCAAGAAGCCAGTGCTTTCGGAATTGTGGCTCCAGCAAATTATAATACACCACAACAAATCGTGATTGGTGGTGAGGTTGCTGCTGTTGATCAAGCGATGACACTTCTCAAAGAAGCTGGTGTGAAGCGAATGATTCCGTTAAATGTGAGTGGCCCTTTCCATACGGCGCTGTTACAACCAGCATCAAAAAAATTGGCTCAGGATTTAGCAAAATTGAACTTTCAAACGATGCAAATTCCTGTCATTAGTAATACGACTGCCGAAATTATGCCCCAAGAGGCAATTCAAGCGTTATTGGAAAAGCAAGTCATGTCTGCGGTACGTTTTGAAGACAGTATCGAAACGATGAAGGCTATGAACGTAGGAACGATGATTGAAGTTGGTCCAGGGAAAACATTAACTGGTTTTGTTAAAAAAATTGACAAAACAATTGAAATGCACCGTGTGGAAGATGTTGCAACATTAACAGAAACGTTAACAGCACTTACTGGGAGGTAA
- the fabK gene encoding enoyl-[acyl-carrier-protein] reductase FabK: protein MNQQLCELLGINYPIFQGGMAWVADASLASAVSNAGGLGIIAGGNAPKEVVKKEIKKVKELTEQPFGVNIMLLSPFADEIVDLVCEEQVPVVTTGAGNPAKYMARFKEHNIKVIPVVPSVALAKRMEKIGADAVIFEGMEAGGHIGKLTTMSGLPQIVDAVSIPVIAAGGIGDGRGMAAAFMLGAEAVQLGTRFLIAKECNVHPDYKQKVLKARDLDAVITCQHFGHPVRTLKNKLTAQYNQLEKQELQKEVPDLEMFEKIGQGALRKAVVDGDMDYGSVMAGQIAGLIKKEETAQEIIDSLMSECKAIVHKMNQRWG, encoded by the coding sequence ATGAATCAACAGTTATGTGAGTTGCTTGGAATCAATTATCCCATTTTTCAAGGCGGTATGGCTTGGGTAGCCGATGCTTCATTAGCAAGTGCCGTGTCAAACGCTGGTGGATTAGGGATTATTGCTGGCGGCAATGCCCCAAAAGAAGTCGTAAAAAAAGAAATTAAAAAAGTTAAAGAATTAACGGAGCAACCCTTTGGTGTCAATATTATGTTACTTTCACCTTTTGCCGATGAAATTGTCGATTTGGTTTGTGAAGAACAGGTTCCTGTCGTAACGACAGGTGCAGGCAATCCAGCCAAATACATGGCTCGTTTTAAAGAACATAACATTAAAGTAATCCCAGTAGTTCCTTCAGTTGCTTTAGCAAAAAGAATGGAAAAAATTGGTGCCGATGCTGTCATTTTTGAAGGAATGGAAGCTGGTGGACATATTGGCAAGTTAACCACTATGAGTGGCTTACCGCAAATCGTTGACGCTGTGTCAATTCCTGTGATTGCAGCAGGTGGGATTGGTGATGGTCGTGGTATGGCTGCGGCCTTTATGTTAGGTGCTGAAGCAGTCCAGTTAGGCACACGTTTTTTAATTGCCAAAGAATGCAACGTTCATCCAGATTATAAACAGAAAGTTTTAAAGGCACGTGATTTAGATGCAGTAATTACCTGTCAACATTTTGGCCATCCAGTGCGTACTTTAAAAAATAAATTAACCGCTCAATATAATCAATTAGAAAAGCAAGAACTCCAAAAAGAAGTGCCTGATTTAGAAATGTTTGAAAAAATTGGTCAGGGCGCTTTGCGCAAAGCTGTCGTTGACGGGGATATGGATTACGGTTCCGTCATGGCGGGACAAATTGCCGGATTAATAAAAAAAGAAGAAACAGCCCAAGAAATCATTGATTCACTCATGTCTGAATGCAAAGCGATTGTACATAAGATGAATCAGCGTTGGGGCTAA
- a CDS encoding acyl carrier protein codes for MVFEKIQAIIVEELGKDAEEVQLTTNIQEELDADSLDLFQIINEIEDEFDVKIETEDGIQTVQDLVTYVEKQQAN; via the coding sequence ATGGTATTTGAAAAAATTCAAGCAATTATCGTAGAAGAATTAGGAAAAGATGCTGAAGAGGTACAATTAACTACAAACATTCAAGAAGAATTAGACGCGGACAGCTTAGATTTATTCCAAATCATTAACGAAATCGAAGATGAATTTGATGTGAAAATCGAAACAGAAGATGGCATCCAAACCGTTCAAGATTTAGTAACATATGTAGAAAAACAACAAGCAAACTAA
- a CDS encoding beta-ketoacyl-ACP synthase III encodes MKNYARISCTSRYVPENCVTNHQLSEMMDTSDEWIHSRTGISERRIVTQENTSDLCHQVAKQLLEKSGKQASEIDFILVATVTPDFNMPSVACQVQGVIGATEAFAFDISAACSGFVYALSMAEKLVLSGRYQTGLVIGGETFSKMLDWTDRSTAVLFGDGAAGVLIEAAETPHFLNEKLQADGQRWAALTSGYTINESPFYQGHEQASKTLQMEGRSIFDFAIKDVSQNILSLVTDETVDYLLLHQANVRIIDKIARKTKISREKFLTNMDKYGNTSAASIPILLDEAVENGTLILGSQQRVVLTGFGGGLTWGSLLLTL; translated from the coding sequence ATGAAGAATTATGCACGAATTAGTTGTACAAGCCGTTATGTTCCAGAGAATTGTGTCACGAATCACCAACTGAGTGAAATGATGGATACCTCTGATGAATGGATACATTCGCGAACAGGCATTAGTGAACGTCGCATCGTTACGCAAGAAAATACGTCTGATTTATGTCATCAAGTCGCAAAACAGTTATTGGAAAAATCTGGAAAGCAAGCAAGTGAGATTGACTTTATTTTAGTTGCAACAGTGACACCAGATTTCAATATGCCTTCTGTTGCTTGCCAAGTGCAAGGCGTAATTGGCGCCACTGAGGCTTTTGCTTTTGACATCAGTGCAGCGTGTTCTGGTTTTGTCTATGCCTTAAGCATGGCAGAAAAACTAGTCTTAAGTGGTCGTTATCAAACAGGTCTAGTAATTGGTGGCGAAACATTTTCCAAAATGTTGGATTGGACCGATCGCTCCACAGCGGTGCTTTTCGGTGATGGGGCTGCCGGCGTCTTGATTGAAGCGGCTGAGACACCGCATTTTCTAAATGAAAAATTGCAAGCAGACGGGCAACGCTGGGCGGCTTTAACGTCAGGCTACACGATCAACGAAAGTCCTTTTTATCAGGGGCATGAGCAGGCTAGTAAGACGCTACAGATGGAAGGACGTAGTATTTTTGATTTTGCGATTAAAGATGTTTCACAAAATATTTTATCACTCGTGACGGACGAAACCGTGGATTATCTTCTATTACATCAAGCAAATGTGCGCATTATCGATAAAATTGCACGTAAGACGAAGATTTCCCGCGAGAAGTTTTTAACGAATATGGATAAATATGGCAATACCTCAGCTGCTAGTATTCCTATTTTGTTGGATGAAGCAGTTGAAAATGGGACCTTAATTTTAGGTTCCCAACAACGCGTGGTGCTAACAGGATTTGGCGGCGGCTTAACATGGGGCTCACTGCTCCTAACGCTGTAA